Proteins from a single region of Chitinivibrionia bacterium:
- a CDS encoding PorV/PorQ family protein, translating into MKKIILMLLIVATFCLPVFSSSGPVIGQSSIITLQFPWGARSLAMGETFTGIANDEQALFYNPAGLGLSPLAKTWMHYSPSDEPRFIAISGGMRNQRDIWALSDVGGIYRFNGVDWVDHFTHIVDTNDFMWDIAARYSLLESRQDIDEAVRMLKDFNNMFSRERRRVSRILARELSLSQADSLANYLAFLPSNELSRIGIKTHLLEIFDNDTADELSSQIFEILRRVASSPLSGIFELRIPYTIALRGKINNIQTDATGRLWVAGDEGLWRFDNEWRKFTTLDGIPNDIVFNSITPLLSGDIALATSNGAYIFENGIFRKITGEHELFEGDISFVLRIDNNTYLGTNKGLLTITNGVEALVDSTRGLVSNVVRVIATDGRRRIWVGGDEGVAMFNGLEWQRFRFANSRVFDIAVERDNRIWFATDNGAVEYSENRDGSVEWRVHHERNNLNSSVINSAVFHRNDIWLATDNGISRLQSGQIRATMFFEQLLPSLHLDDMWHAAIAATFPLGEWGTFGIGLNILNFGDIETWDPSGVAGKAESAGEFVIGLSYGMRLRRDFAAGITLKYFRSTLLKDEAEAQSFAVDAGLLRQNFLTRDLTLGFSLLNMGPAVQYAQDESKNPIPFIIRAGASYKPIRRATHHLLVAMDLQREFVYISENGTPAPFFRAIYNDLTRDEENWRDKLSKITLHTGLEFNYLDFLTPRLGWMYDRAGHRSEVNVGMGLSVNMIAADFGIIFTLGENTVRQNQMRFSITYAR; encoded by the coding sequence ATGAAAAAAATAATTCTTATGCTTTTGATAGTGGCGACTTTTTGCTTACCTGTTTTTTCGTCGTCGGGACCCGTTATAGGACAATCGTCAATTATAACCTTGCAATTTCCTTGGGGTGCGCGGTCGCTTGCTATGGGTGAGACATTTACGGGTATTGCCAACGATGAGCAAGCGCTTTTTTACAATCCTGCAGGACTTGGACTTTCGCCGCTTGCAAAAACTTGGATGCACTACTCGCCATCCGACGAACCGCGATTTATTGCGATTTCGGGCGGAATGAGAAATCAAAGAGACATTTGGGCGTTAAGCGATGTCGGCGGAATTTATCGTTTTAACGGCGTGGACTGGGTTGACCATTTTACGCATATAGTCGATACAAACGATTTTATGTGGGATATTGCCGCAAGATACTCGCTGTTGGAAAGCCGACAAGATATTGACGAAGCAGTCAGAATGCTTAAAGATTTCAACAATATGTTTTCGAGAGAACGCAGAAGAGTTTCAAGAATATTGGCAAGAGAATTATCTCTCAGTCAGGCGGATTCACTCGCAAACTACCTCGCTTTTTTGCCTTCTAATGAGCTATCGCGAATAGGTATAAAAACGCATCTTTTGGAGATTTTCGACAATGACACCGCAGACGAGTTATCCAGTCAAATATTTGAGATATTAAGGCGAGTTGCTTCGTCGCCGCTTTCGGGAATTTTTGAGTTGCGAATTCCATATACAATAGCGTTAAGAGGAAAAATCAACAATATTCAAACCGACGCGACAGGACGGCTTTGGGTTGCAGGCGACGAAGGACTTTGGCGTTTTGACAACGAATGGCGAAAATTCACCACCTTGGACGGCATTCCGAACGACATTGTATTTAATTCGATAACTCCGCTTTTAAGTGGCGACATAGCTCTTGCAACAAGCAACGGAGCATATATCTTTGAAAACGGTATTTTCAGAAAAATCACAGGCGAACACGAACTTTTTGAAGGCGACATATCTTTCGTCCTCAGAATCGACAATAACACATATTTGGGAACAAACAAAGGACTTCTGACAATTACAAACGGCGTAGAAGCGCTTGTGGACAGCACACGCGGACTTGTATCAAATGTAGTTCGGGTAATTGCAACCGACGGCAGACGGCGTATATGGGTTGGCGGCGACGAGGGCGTTGCTATGTTTAACGGATTGGAATGGCAAAGATTCCGTTTTGCAAACAGCCGCGTTTTTGATATCGCGGTCGAACGAGACAACCGTATATGGTTTGCCACCGATAACGGCGCGGTAGAATATTCCGAAAACAGAGACGGTTCGGTAGAATGGAGAGTTCACCACGAGCGAAACAACCTTAATTCCTCGGTAATAAATTCGGCGGTTTTTCACAGAAACGATATTTGGCTTGCTACCGATAACGGCATAAGCAGATTGCAAAGCGGACAAATCAGAGCAACAATGTTTTTTGAACAACTCCTGCCTTCGCTACACTTGGACGATATGTGGCACGCGGCTATTGCGGCGACATTTCCGCTCGGCGAATGGGGAACATTTGGTATAGGTCTTAATATTTTAAATTTTGGCGACATAGAAACGTGGGACCCCAGCGGGGTAGCCGGCAAAGCAGAATCTGCGGGTGAATTTGTAATAGGCTTGAGCTACGGAATGCGGTTGCGACGAGATTTTGCGGCAGGTATAACTTTGAAATATTTCAGAAGCACCCTGCTGAAAGACGAGGCGGAAGCGCAATCTTTTGCTGTTGATGCGGGACTTTTACGGCAGAATTTTTTAACGCGCGATTTAACGCTTGGTTTCTCGCTTTTAAATATGGGACCCGCCGTCCAGTATGCGCAGGACGAGTCTAAAAACCCTATTCCTTTTATAATTCGCGCGGGCGCTTCGTACAAACCAATAAGAAGAGCGACCCATCACCTGCTCGTTGCTATGGATTTACAGCGCGAGTTTGTATATATCAGTGAAAACGGTACACCCGCTCCGTTTTTCAGAGCGATTTATAATGATTTGACCAGAGACGAAGAAAATTGGCGCGACAAATTGTCGAAAATAACATTGCATACGGGGCTTGAGTTCAATTATTTGGATTTTCTTACTCCGCGTTTAGGTTGGATGTACGACAGAGCGGGGCACAGAAGCGAAGTTAATGTCGGTATGGGTTTAAGCGTAAATATGATTGCGGCAGACTTCGGCATAATTTTCACCTTAGGCGAAAACACCGTGAGGCAAAACCAAATGAGATTTTCAATAACTTACGCAAGATAA
- a CDS encoding DEAD/DEAH box helicase — MNFSELNLSPNLASGVSGAGFTTCTEVQERVIPLALAGYDVCVQSQTGTGKTAAFLLSLFEIMEKSEYREFALIIVPTRELAAQIEKEAKLLGKHLPYNIASIYGGVSYKEQEANLKIGTEILIGTPGRLIDMHNKGTLKLDKYHFAVIDEADRMFDMGFYQSIRQIFRALPKKDCRQTMLFSATMSFKCQILAQDFMRNPKNIAINPEVITVDKIEQKLYHIGSVDKFKLMLGILKKSPEKRAIVFCNMKNLCEELAARLNINGITAMQLTGDMGQFHREKAIEDFKRGNISALVATDIAARGIHVDNLEIVINYDIPMDAENYIHRIGRTARAGRDGIAYTFACEHFVEYLPPIEERIEKKIPSIVACSEDYFDDLSVGVSWNLKPKMPTKTGRGGASDRRRPAKARMEKNILKAPVKTQHKRRAV; from the coding sequence ATGAATTTTTCCGAACTTAATCTCAGCCCCAATCTTGCAAGCGGGGTTAGCGGCGCAGGTTTTACGACCTGCACCGAGGTTCAAGAACGAGTAATTCCTTTAGCTCTTGCAGGCTACGACGTTTGCGTTCAATCGCAGACGGGTACCGGAAAAACCGCCGCATTTTTACTCTCCCTTTTTGAAATAATGGAAAAAAGCGAATATCGGGAATTTGCGCTTATTATTGTTCCGACGCGGGAACTTGCCGCGCAAATCGAAAAAGAAGCGAAACTTTTGGGCAAGCATTTGCCTTATAATATTGCCTCGATTTACGGCGGAGTCAGCTACAAAGAACAAGAAGCAAATCTGAAAATCGGCACAGAAATACTTATAGGAACGCCGGGACGCCTCATTGATATGCACAATAAAGGAACGCTTAAATTAGACAAATATCATTTTGCGGTGATTGACGAAGCCGACAGAATGTTCGATATGGGATTTTATCAGAGCATTCGCCAAATTTTTAGAGCGCTCCCCAAAAAAGATTGCCGACAAACAATGCTTTTTTCAGCGACAATGAGTTTCAAATGCCAGATTTTGGCGCAGGATTTTATGCGCAATCCTAAAAATATAGCAATAAATCCCGAAGTAATAACCGTTGACAAAATAGAACAAAAACTTTACCACATAGGAAGCGTGGATAAGTTTAAATTGATGCTGGGTATCTTGAAAAAATCGCCCGAAAAGCGCGCAATCGTTTTTTGTAATATGAAGAATTTGTGCGAAGAACTTGCGGCACGGCTAAACATAAACGGCATTACAGCAATGCAACTGACGGGCGATATGGGACAGTTTCACCGCGAAAAAGCGATAGAAGATTTTAAGCGCGGAAACATTTCGGCTTTGGTTGCGACGGACATTGCGGCGCGAGGCATACACGTAGATAATTTGGAAATTGTAATAAATTATGACATTCCTATGGATGCAGAAAATTATATTCATCGAATAGGACGCACGGCGCGCGCAGGAAGAGACGGCATTGCATACACGTTTGCTTGCGAGCATTTTGTAGAATATCTGCCGCCGATTGAAGAACGTATAGAGAAAAAAATACCGTCGATTGTCGCGTGTTCGGAGGACTATTTTGATGATTTAAGTGTCGGTGTTTCGTGGAATTTGAAACCCAAAATGCCGACAAAAACGGGCAGAGGCGGCGCTTCCGACAGAAGAAGACCCGCCAAAGCAAGAATGGAAAAAAATATTCTGAAAGCGCCCGTAAAAACCCAACATAAACGGAGGGCTGTATGA
- the frr gene encoding ribosome recycling factor — protein sequence MIDTIKNDASEKMEKSIEALKTHFKKIRTGRASVDMLDGLKVSYYGTPTPLSQVGNVSTPDAKTIVIQPWEKTLIGEIEKAILASNLGMTPQNDGNVVRLNVPAITEERRKELAKECKSVSEDIKVAIRNIRKDCNEQVKKAEKAKELSEDLSKDAQDAIQKTTDLYIAKVDELLSVKEKEVLNG from the coding sequence ATGATTGATACTATTAAAAACGACGCAAGCGAAAAGATGGAAAAATCGATTGAAGCGTTAAAGACGCACTTCAAAAAAATTCGCACGGGACGCGCTTCCGTAGATATGCTTGACGGACTGAAAGTTAGTTATTACGGAACTCCGACGCCGCTTTCACAGGTCGGAAACGTATCTACTCCCGACGCAAAAACAATTGTTATTCAGCCGTGGGAAAAAACGCTTATCGGCGAAATTGAAAAGGCGATTTTGGCTTCAAATCTGGGAATGACCCCGCAAAACGACGGAAATGTCGTTCGCCTCAACGTTCCCGCAATCACCGAAGAGCGCAGAAAAGAACTTGCAAAAGAATGCAAATCGGTTTCGGAAGACATTAAAGTTGCAATAAGAAATATTCGCAAGGACTGCAACGAGCAGGTTAAAAAAGCGGAAAAAGCAAAAGAATTGAGCGAAGATTTGTCAAAAGACGCTCAGGACGCAATTCAAAAAACTACCGATTTATATATAGCAAAAGTTGATGAACTTTTGAGCGTAAAAGAAAAAGAAGTTTTGAACGGTTGA
- the pyrH gene encoding UMP kinase encodes MQKFKRILLKLSGEALAGEIGFGVSPDIVLSVAQDIKQVINEGTQAAVVIGGGNIFRGMSGAANGFSRTAGDNVGMLATLINSIMLAETLKKIDVDSRVMNAFAADKVAEFFTAESAIRHLEKGRVVIISGGTGNPFFTTDTAAALRCAELNCDILFKATKVDGIYDKDPMKFKDAVKFDEITHNEALAKQLAVMDTAAFALCSENNIDILVFELLKKGNILRAVNREKIGTIVKKG; translated from the coding sequence ATGCAGAAGTTCAAAAGAATACTTCTGAAACTCAGCGGAGAAGCGCTTGCCGGCGAAATCGGTTTCGGCGTTTCTCCCGATATTGTTTTGAGCGTTGCGCAAGACATAAAGCAGGTAATTAACGAAGGCACGCAAGCCGCAGTCGTTATTGGCGGCGGCAATATTTTTCGCGGAATGTCGGGCGCGGCGAACGGTTTTTCGAGAACCGCGGGCGATAACGTCGGAATGCTTGCCACCTTGATAAACTCTATTATGCTCGCCGAAACGCTGAAAAAAATTGATGTGGACTCGCGGGTTATGAATGCGTTTGCCGCGGATAAAGTCGCAGAGTTTTTTACTGCCGAAAGCGCAATTCGTCATCTCGAAAAAGGGCGAGTGGTCATAATTTCGGGCGGAACGGGAAATCCGTTTTTCACGACCGATACGGCGGCGGCGCTACGTTGCGCGGAACTTAACTGCGATATTTTATTTAAGGCGACAAAAGTTGACGGCATATACGACAAAGACCCGATGAAATTTAAAGACGCGGTCAAATTCGACGAAATAACGCACAATGAGGCGCTTGCAAAACAGCTTGCCGTAATGGACACGGCGGCATTTGCGCTTTGCTCCGAAAACAACATAGACATTTTGGTCTTTGAATTACTTAAAAAAGGCAATATTCTTCGTGCCGTTAACAGAGAAAAAATCGGCACAATTGTAAAGAAAGGATAG
- the tsf gene encoding translation elongation factor Ts codes for MAAITAGMVAELREKTGLGMMDCKKALVEADGDLGLAIENLRKKGAATAAKRSGKATKEGKVVSVCDGNFSAIIEINCETEPVAKVDAFVNLVEDVKTAVLTNKPANLEALLKTNIKERTIHETTVELIGKIGEKIIVSSYFAQTASGNELNFTYVHSNGKVGALIKFSADKDLSGNADVKQLGMDIAMQAAAQKPLAIDKNGICESVIAKEKEIYIEQIKNDPKNANKPENILSNIAEGKLTKFFKEATLLNQEFIKNDKISIQQLIDEVAKKAGAKIGVLTMDIIELGANSVEEEEEE; via the coding sequence ATGGCAGCAATAACAGCGGGAATGGTAGCGGAATTACGCGAAAAAACAGGTCTTGGAATGATGGACTGCAAAAAAGCGTTGGTAGAAGCAGACGGAGATTTGGGGCTTGCTATCGAAAACTTGAGAAAAAAAGGCGCGGCAACGGCGGCAAAACGTTCGGGCAAAGCGACAAAAGAAGGTAAAGTTGTATCGGTATGCGACGGAAATTTCTCGGCGATAATCGAAATCAACTGCGAAACAGAGCCTGTAGCAAAAGTTGACGCTTTTGTAAATTTGGTGGAAGACGTGAAAACAGCGGTTTTGACAAATAAACCCGCAAATCTTGAAGCGCTTCTGAAAACAAACATTAAAGAGCGCACAATTCACGAAACTACAGTTGAGCTTATTGGTAAAATCGGCGAAAAAATTATTGTGTCGTCGTATTTTGCGCAAACTGCAAGCGGCAACGAATTGAATTTCACTTATGTTCACTCAAATGGAAAAGTCGGCGCGCTTATTAAATTTTCGGCGGACAAAGACCTTTCGGGTAATGCCGACGTAAAACAGCTCGGTATGGACATTGCTATGCAGGCGGCGGCTCAGAAACCTCTTGCGATCGACAAAAACGGAATTTGCGAAAGCGTTATCGCAAAAGAAAAAGAAATTTACATTGAGCAAATTAAAAACGACCCGAAAAACGCAAACAAGCCCGAAAATATTTTGAGCAATATTGCTGAAGGAAAATTGACGAAATTCTTTAAGGAAGCAACGCTTCTTAATCAGGAATTTATCAAAAACGACAAAATTTCTATTCAGCAGTTGATTGACGAAGTTGCGAAAAAAGCGGGCGCAAAAATCGGCGTTTTGACAATGGATATAATCGAACTCGGCGCAAACAGCGTAGAGGAAGAAGAAGAGGAATAA
- the rpsB gene encoding 30S ribosomal protein S2, whose product MSVIKLEELLEAGAHFGHQTQRWNPKMAPYILCARNGIHFIDLSKTISALDVFIEKVREITAKGGKVLFVGTKKQLKAYVKEEAERCNMPFVTERWLGGMLTNLNTVKESVRRLEKLEAEEQTENFQKLTKKEQSQRIKEKEKLVAVLGGIRDMKQNPKIVFVVDTIREHLAVAEAKRLKIKIAAIADTNSNPDLIDFVIPANDDAIKSVKAITSKVVDTIIDATKDLKIIAEKEAKDDKRPIKAKFDKDEEEEEKGKTAKKIRKKAV is encoded by the coding sequence ATGTCGGTTATTAAGTTAGAAGAACTGCTTGAAGCAGGAGCGCATTTCGGGCATCAGACCCAGCGCTGGAACCCAAAAATGGCGCCTTACATTCTTTGTGCGCGCAACGGAATACATTTCATTGACTTGAGCAAAACAATTTCGGCGCTTGATGTATTCATCGAAAAAGTACGCGAAATTACTGCTAAAGGCGGCAAAGTTTTATTTGTCGGAACAAAAAAACAATTGAAGGCATACGTAAAAGAAGAAGCTGAGCGTTGCAATATGCCGTTTGTTACGGAAAGATGGCTCGGCGGAATGCTTACAAACCTTAATACGGTTAAAGAAAGCGTTCGTCGTCTCGAAAAACTGGAAGCGGAAGAGCAAACAGAAAATTTCCAAAAATTGACTAAAAAAGAGCAAAGCCAAAGAATTAAAGAAAAAGAAAAACTAGTTGCGGTTTTGGGCGGTATTCGCGATATGAAACAAAACCCGAAAATCGTTTTTGTAGTAGATACTATTCGCGAGCATTTGGCTGTGGCTGAAGCAAAACGTCTGAAAATTAAGATTGCGGCGATTGCGGACACAAACAGCAACCCCGATTTGATTGACTTTGTAATCCCCGCGAACGATGACGCCATTAAATCGGTAAAGGCAATTACTTCTAAAGTTGTCGATACCATTATTGACGCAACAAAGGACTTGAAAATCATCGCAGAAAAAGAAGCGAAAGACGATAAAAGACCGATAAAGGCGAAGTTCGACAAGGACGAAGAGGAAGAAGAAAAAGGCAAAACGGCTAAAAAAATCAGAAAAAAAGCGGTTTAA
- the rpsI gene encoding 30S ribosomal protein S9, translating to MNLATTVGRRKCAVARVFLRKGNGKITVNGVSIAEYLKSETLLLDAKKPFATLENVGNYDVVVNVCGGGLSGQAGAIRLGISRALVEVDEQNRATLKKAGLLTRDAREVERKKYGLAGARRRFQFSKR from the coding sequence ATTAATTTAGCGACAACAGTCGGAAGAAGAAAATGCGCGGTTGCGAGAGTTTTTCTTCGTAAAGGAAACGGAAAAATCACTGTGAACGGCGTAAGTATCGCCGAGTATTTGAAGAGCGAAACGCTCCTTTTGGATGCAAAAAAACCATTTGCAACATTGGAAAATGTCGGAAATTACGACGTTGTAGTCAATGTTTGCGGCGGAGGTTTGAGCGGACAAGCAGGTGCAATTCGTTTGGGAATTTCAAGAGCGCTTGTTGAAGTGGATGAGCAAAATCGTGCAACGCTCAAAAAAGCAGGGCTTCTTACCCGCGACGCTCGCGAAGTGGAAAGAAAGAAGTACGGACTTGCCGGTGCAAGAAGAAGGTTCCAATTCTCAAAGAGATAA
- the rplM gene encoding 50S ribosomal protein L13, giving the protein MTKTCVVNANTIERKWLLVDAEDVVLGRLSSKLAYLLMGKGKVNYSPNQDHGDYIVVINAEKVALTGNKEEQKGYFRHSGYAGGDKVRPFKVQRELDASVIIEKAVHGMLPKNARGKAIEKKMFVYAGNQHPHAAQKPEKISI; this is encoded by the coding sequence ATGACGAAAACCTGTGTAGTTAATGCAAACACAATAGAAAGAAAATGGCTGTTGGTGGATGCGGAAGATGTAGTGCTTGGAAGATTGTCGTCAAAATTGGCGTATCTTCTTATGGGGAAAGGAAAAGTGAATTATTCCCCAAATCAGGACCACGGCGATTATATTGTTGTAATCAACGCGGAAAAAGTGGCTCTTACGGGCAATAAAGAGGAGCAAAAAGGATATTTCCGCCACTCGGGTTATGCGGGTGGAGACAAAGTTCGTCCTTTTAAAGTACAAAGAGAGCTTGACGCTTCGGTAATTATCGAAAAAGCGGTTCACGGAATGCTTCCGAAAAACGCGCGCGGCAAGGCTATTGAAAAGAAAATGTTTGTGTATGCAGGAAATCAACATCCGCACGCGGCGCAAAAACCCGAAAAAATTTCTATTTGA
- a CDS encoding low molecular weight phosphotyrosine protein phosphatase, producing MKKVLFVCLGNICRSPAAEAIFRDLVEKSGLNGEFSCDSSGTSNFSGTNKPADSQMIATAKKRGITISHISWRICVADFDEFDFILGMDDSNIENIEKTRGRYAGKAKVLKMAQFLPNGATHVPDPYCGAVSDFENVLDLLEVGCAKLLEYLRK from the coding sequence ATGAAAAAAGTATTATTTGTCTGCCTCGGGAACATTTGCCGCTCACCTGCGGCAGAGGCGATTTTTCGTGATTTGGTCGAAAAGAGCGGGTTGAACGGCGAATTTTCTTGCGACTCTTCGGGGACAAGCAATTTTTCGGGAACGAACAAACCCGCGGATAGTCAGATGATTGCAACTGCTAAAAAGCGCGGGATTACGATTTCGCATATTTCGTGGCGCATTTGTGTTGCGGATTTTGACGAATTTGACTTTATTTTAGGAATGGACGACAGTAATATCGAAAACATAGAAAAAACACGCGGCAGGTATGCGGGAAAAGCGAAAGTTTTAAAAATGGCGCAGTTTTTGCCGAACGGCGCAACGCACGTTCCCGACCCTTATTGCGGCGCTGTTTCGGATTTTGAGAATGTATTGGATTTGCTGGAAGTCGGGTGTGCGAAATTGCTTGAATATTTAAGGAAATAA